Genomic window (Capricornis sumatraensis isolate serow.1 chromosome 1, serow.2, whole genome shotgun sequence):
actttggccacctgatgcgaagaaactgacccattagaaaagaccctgatgcttggaaagattgaaggcaggagacgaaggggacaacagaggatgagatggttggatggcatcaccgactcaatgaatgtgagtttcAGCGAACTCAGAGAGATAaacgatggacagagaagcctgatgtgctgtagtccatggggccacaaagagcaggacatgacttagtgactgaacaacagtaacaataatGTGGAAACAACTTGTGTTGTAAAGTTAAGCAAAAAGTTACATAATTGTATGTGTAATATTTTCTCATCAAAGTAAAAGACAAAAGGATaatgaatgtttctttttctatttttgtgtcttACAAATTTgctgtaatatttttttctgatgtacagaaaagcaaaataagtcagaGTTTCAGAGGTAAATAATGAATCTGTCCAATAACTCACAGTTACTCACTGTCACAGACTTAGTTCTAATCCCAAGTATTTGATTTTGGACCAGTCACCATCTACGTGTTCCAGATTTCCTCTCCTAGAATCAGTCTTCCTCACTTATTCCCAGCAAAGAGTATGTCTTCTGGTTCAGTTTTCTCACTGTGTGGTTGAATCCCTTTGTTTTCCAATATGGGCTTGGTAGTGGTCTCTGAAGCTCAGGCACTTGACCCTTCCAGATATTGTCAGCATTTTTTGTAGCTGAATGCACAGGTTAGCTATAGACTGAACTGGTACTTGGGCTTCCTCCAAGAACCTGTATTTTGCCTGATACCATCTTTTGATGATTCCCACTCTCTGGTTTGAATCTGCTTGGTCACCTATATCCAGTAATCAAGTCACCTTGCAGGGATTTCTGGTCATTCCTCTTCCAGGCTTTATCTCTGTCCTTGGCCAGTTGATCGTATTCCAGTCCTGCAGGTCAGGCATTCTCCATCTTTAAAACCTGCTTGTGATGCTGAGCGTCAGCCTAATTGAATCTGAGTTTTTCAAAATGACAACAAAGACATCCACAAAGAAGGCATGTCACAGAACCTGAGCTCCTAATCTGGTTCAGGACATTTTACAGAGTAGAGCATTTTCCCCAGCTGAAGAATCTGCACAAAGCTCCTTTCATGTCGCTGTTCCTCAGGCTGTAGATAAAAGGGTTTAGCATGGGGGTGACCATTGTGTACACCACAGATGTTGCCATCCCAGTGTCTGCTGAGTAGGAGGACGAGGGCTGGAAATACACCAGAAAGAGTGTCCCATAGAAGAGAGTGACCACTGTCAGGTGAGAGCCACAGGTAGAGAAGACTTTGTGCCTCCCCCCAGCAGAGGGGATCCTGAGGATGGTGTGGATGATGTGGGCATAAGAGACCAGGACACAGGTGAGAGGGACCACCCCTGAGAGGGCTGCTTCTGCAAACATCATGAGCTGAAAGATGTGAGTGTCTGAGCAGGCAAGTTTGAGGAGTGGGAGAAGGTCACAGAAGAAGTGTGGGATGGCATGGGAGGTGCAGAAGGAGAACTGAGACatgaggagacagagggagaaggCCAGGAGGTGGGAGCTGAGCCAGGATGCGGTGACCAGCAGCAGGCAGCGCTGGGGCCCCATGATGGTGGTGTAGTGGAGAGGAAGgcagatggccacgtagcggtcataggccatcacagcCAGCAGGAAGTCGTCCAGCAGGGCCAATTCCATGAAGAAGAACATCTGCACGAGGCACCCAGTGTGGGAGATGGCGTGGTGCTGTGTGTGGATGTTGAGCAGCACCTTGGGGACGAtggtgcaggagaagcaggtgtcAGTGAAGGACAGGTTGgccaggaagaagtacatgggggtgtggaggcggGGGTCAGAGCTGATGGCCAGGACGACGAGCAGGTTCCCCAGCACGGTGACCAGGTACACGGCCAGGAAGAGCCCGAACAGGAGAGGCTGCTGCTCTGGGTGCTGAGAGAAGCCCAGGAGCAGGAAGTCAGAGATGCTGGTTTCATTTGTAATGcttatttaaaggagaaaaatacaaggaaaatatTGCTTCAAAAAACGTATATCATTCAAAGCCtttgtctgttttctgtgtttttttcaaaGGTCACAGAGATGTATAGGTTTCTGTTGCTGGTGGGCATGTAAACATGTCCAGATGTGAGAACTAAGCACAGTGATTGGGAGATTTCTTGGGAGATTGTGCATTTCAGTTGTATTCTAGGTTGTCCTGTAGACTTTCTGGTTGAGGGTTGAACTGGAGATTAGCTGGGAAGAAAATTCCCAAGTCTTAGTCCATGCCTATTTTTTCAAATAGGAAAGCTATCAGTTTCACAGGCTTGTGAAATTTGAGAAAgatatcatgaaagtgaaagtgaagtcactcagttgtgtccgatgctttgtaaccctgtggactgtagcccaccaggctcctctgtccatgggattttccaagcaagaatactggagtgggttgccatttccttctccaggggatcttcccgacccagggatcgaacccaggtctctggcattggaggcagatgctttaacctctgagccactagaaaattcttaaggatagtcctctctctttctctctctgtctcctgtatgTGTGTTTTGTTGAGGAGTAGAGAAGGGATACTAATTATATAGAAAGATCATAACTGTCACTCAGATATTCTTCATATGATGGGaatatcctttttcttttgaagattcATCAAATAAGCTAATGTGGATGAAATTACTTTATAAGCTCAAAGGCATTTGACAAACAAGAGTTATCATCAACACTGTCAACATCTTCAGTCCTTGGGAATGTTGGCTTTGATGTCCTATAGACTGGATGGACTTCTTTTCTGGCTGTGTAATCCTTTGCAAACTCCACAtcctattttctttttgcttcagtttcctcatctgtaaattatgTGCATACTTTGTATACTTACTGTAGCTCATCAATGAGATGACATATTCAAAGCAGTAGCACAGAATAGGTCTTCAATAAACTGTGATAATAGTTACTAATATTGTAGAatcagtagtagataaaatggagCCTGGTGTCCTGATACACCAGAAAATATTAGAGGACATGCCTCCCCACTGTAAACCCTCACTGAATCTTATATTTTTGGGACTTATTTACTATCTGtgagtttcattttcttcatctgtaagatatGGACATCAACCTACCATACAGGACAGTTGAGAATATCAAAACCCTAGGATCACTTAAAGGTTTTCTCAGGACCTGTGATATAAAATTTACGATGAGagtttctgcatttggatggtGTGGGAAGATGAGCACACAAACAGGCAATGTCAGCCAGGCCACTGTCATGCTCTTTGATGTGGTTATCCCTTCTGGGTCTGACAAACCTTTATTTTCCACCATCCCCCCTGTGAGCTGTAACCTTGAACAAGTTTTCTCAGTCTTTCTGGCCTCAATTTCTGTATCTGTGCAAAGAGGATAATTAACAACACTGTTGTCAGGACTGAATTAGATAAGGATTGCCCCCAGGCTAGAACAATGGTTCATATCAAATGATCCTCAAATACAGCTTCCTCTGATATTGTTTTTTCTTGATGGAGTTAACAAAAGGAGGATGCTTTCTGGGGCAACCAACTAGTCCTCTATGTTTGTCCAGGACTTTCctgctttcaaaataaaacatccCACTTCCAGGAAACTCCTTCAGTCCTGGGCAAATTGAACTTGGTTGTGGTTTGTGAGAAGTTCGGCTTTGAAACCTGTAAAGTTTCATATATGGAATTGTACATGCTACTGTCAACAGTGTTATCATCACCTTGGGTGGCAATGGTCTGACCTAGGAGTACCGTAACAAAGCATCCACTGTGACATGGGCAGACCCCTTGGTGGAAAACATTTAACTTATAAGAACCTCAGTTGTGAAATGAACCTAAATAAGCCTACTTCACATCATTCCGGGACTGAAGTTAAGAAGATGGACTATGGCTTCCTGAACTATCAGTGGGTGTGGGGATTGTTACTGTCTTTGGGTGGTGGCATAGAATGATTCTGAAAGTCACTCAGGGTAGAGTGAGCTGTGAGTGGACTGTCTAGGCATCATGTAGGGGTCCTGAGCACTGTTATTACAGCTACAATGTCTTGGCCTCTGCAGGGGCTTGGGGATCACTAATCTACACTGACTCTAGGCCAGACTCTCTAGAGGGTCATGAATATTAAGTCCTGCTCATGATGGATAAGAGAGCCAGATTGTatttgagtgaaagttgctcagttgggtccaactctttgcaaccctgtggactatatcctggcagttcctctgtccatggaattctccaggccagaatactggagtggatagctgttctcttctccaggggatcttcccaatctaggtattgaacccaggtctctcacattgcaggcagatattttattgtctgagccaccagggaagtatttgGCTAAGAGTAAGGAAGGGGCAATAAGGAATAGGggaggagatgtgtgtgtgtgtgtgtgtgtgttgaccaATGTCTCTCACCTCTACCACTCAGGTCTTACCTGGAAATTCTGACCATCCTCAGATCTCGTCACCATCACCAGGTGTTGGGTCTGCTTTACTTGTTTGGTTTGCCTACCTGTCTTCTCCTACAGAGGACTGGCTAggacctcagttttcttcattCCTTGTAACAGCAGCACAGACTAAAGACCCAGGGCTGGAGCAGTCTGTCCTCAGGCACAGGGGCTAGGCAGAGCTGTGGGCTTTTCATATGGAGTATCTCCTGGGACTCACTCCCTGATCTCTTAGTTAGAGACAAGATGGGGCAAAAGTCCAGCCTCTCAGCTGTCCCCTTGCGGCCCTGGAGTCCTGAGTCTTGGCAGTGTCAGACTGACCAGGCCTGGGGATACTGATAGCACTCTACCTGATGCCCTTCCCCTGGACACAGAAGGGAGAGGACTGCACTGCCCCAAACCCTAACCTACTGTGGAGTTCACACGCTCTAACCCAAATCCTTATAAAGAACACCTATCATGTcccagaaaataaacaataaatgaaaCTGAAGAGATTTGATGAAGTGTGGGCCACACAATCATTGTCTTCAAATTTCTACAGTTCAATACATAGAACAGGTTGTTCCCTGTGACTCCAAAGGGTAGAGATAAAGCTCATTTGTAAAAATCTGCTAAGTAATAGAGACACTTCTGTATACaggattttctttatatttttaaaattgtgaaatacATCATATATGAAAAAGAGTTTATAAACTATATAGGATTGGTTTTCTTATAGTTTTGCTATgctagagtagaaaatggcaacctgctccagggtCCTTGAtgggaaaattccgtggacagaggagcttggtgggctacagtccatgggatggcagagtcagacagtactgaacgtacacacacaaacacacacacacacacatagcagcAACTCTGCGCATATGCATAAATTGTGTATTGTTTCCCTATTTTTGTCTTTCGCATGACTGGAATCAttttgcttctttcacttctttctttctgaactgTTTATATTAGTACTTTCTCATTTATATTAGTGCTTGTAGCtacagttcattctttttttttaaaatagaagtaaagttgatttataatgttgtgttaatttctgctgtacagcacagtgattcagttgaATTTTAGAACTGCAGCTAAGGGAGTGTGGACTCTAATTCTATTGTGTGATTGTACTATATTATCcattttgatctttttttctttttttggccaagccatgTGACATGTGCAATCTTAGttaccagaccagggatcaaacatgtgcctcctgcagtggaagcacggactcttaaccactggacaccagggaagtccctccactcCAATCTTAATGGACATTGGAGTTTGTTGCCAGGTTTTTGGCATTTATCCCCAAAAGGTTCTTCATCTCAAATAGAATTCctctttttatcattaaaaaatgaggggaaaatgaCATTTTCTGTTGTTCACTTTTTCTTGAAAAACTTTTCTGCAG
Coding sequences:
- the LOC138074228 gene encoding olfactory receptor 1f45-like, whose product is MVRISSITNETSISDFLLLGFSQHPEQQPLLFGLFLAVYLVTVLGNLLVVLAISSDPRLHTPMYFFLANLSFTDTCFSCTIVPKVLLNIHTQHHAISHTGCLVQMFFFMELALLDDFLLAVMAYDRYVAICLPLHYTTIMGPQRCLLLVTASWLSSHLLAFSLCLLMSQFSFCTSHAIPHFFCDLLPLLKLACSDTHIFQLMMFAEAALSGVVPLTCVLVSYAHIIHTILRIPSAGGRHKVFSTCGSHLTVVTLFYGTLFLVYFQPSSSYSADTGMATSVVYTMVTPMLNPFIYSLRNSDMKGALCRFFSWGKCSTL